A genomic region of Streptomyces sp. R33 contains the following coding sequences:
- a CDS encoding aldehyde dehydrogenase, producing MLNPATEEIVAIVPAATRDDVDTAVARAAAAQRGWAAAAPADRARLLRRFAAVVDGHIEELAQLEVREAGHTVGNARWEAGNVRDLLEFAAGGVERLSGRQIPVVGGIDVTFLEPLGVIGVIAPWNFPMPIAAWGLAPALAAGNAVLLKPAETTPLTALRLAELALEAGIPEHLFQVLPGRGTVTGDALVEHPGVAKIVFTGSTPVGKQIMAKCADRVKRVTLELGGKSPNIVFADADLEAAAAAAPMSFLDNTGQDCCARTRILVQRSAYDRFLELLAPGIEGVRVGDPADEKTQMGPLISRVQLDRVRSYVTDDLTAIRGTAPEGPGFWYPPTLVTDVAPTAPVAAEEVFGPVAVVLPFEDEEDAVRLANATEYGLSGSLWTRDVGRALRVSRAVSAGNLSVNSHSSVRYWTPFGGYKQSGLGRELGPDALTAFTETKNVFISTEA from the coding sequence GTGTTGAATCCGGCCACCGAGGAAATCGTCGCCATCGTCCCGGCCGCCACACGGGACGATGTCGACACCGCCGTCGCGCGGGCCGCCGCGGCCCAGCGCGGCTGGGCGGCGGCCGCCCCCGCCGACCGGGCCAGGCTGCTGCGCCGCTTCGCCGCGGTCGTCGACGGGCACATCGAGGAACTGGCCCAGCTGGAGGTCCGCGAGGCCGGGCACACCGTCGGCAACGCCCGCTGGGAAGCCGGCAACGTCCGTGACCTGCTCGAATTCGCCGCCGGCGGAGTGGAACGGCTCTCCGGCCGGCAGATCCCCGTCGTCGGCGGCATCGACGTCACCTTCCTCGAGCCCCTCGGCGTCATCGGCGTGATCGCCCCGTGGAACTTCCCCATGCCGATCGCCGCCTGGGGCCTGGCCCCGGCCCTGGCCGCGGGCAACGCCGTCCTCCTCAAGCCCGCCGAGACCACCCCGCTCACCGCGCTGCGCCTCGCCGAACTCGCCCTCGAAGCCGGGATCCCCGAACACCTCTTCCAGGTGCTCCCCGGCCGCGGGACGGTCACCGGAGACGCGCTCGTCGAGCACCCGGGCGTCGCGAAGATCGTCTTCACGGGGTCCACCCCGGTCGGCAAGCAGATCATGGCCAAGTGCGCCGACCGCGTGAAGCGGGTCACCCTCGAACTCGGCGGCAAGAGCCCGAACATCGTCTTCGCCGACGCGGACCTGGAGGCCGCTGCTGCCGCGGCTCCCATGTCCTTCCTCGACAACACCGGCCAGGACTGCTGCGCCCGCACCCGGATCCTGGTCCAGCGCTCCGCCTACGACCGGTTCCTGGAGCTGCTCGCCCCCGGGATCGAGGGCGTCCGCGTCGGTGACCCCGCCGACGAGAAGACCCAGATGGGGCCGCTGATCTCCCGCGTGCAGCTGGACCGCGTACGGTCGTACGTCACCGACGACCTCACCGCGATCCGCGGCACCGCCCCCGAGGGCCCCGGCTTCTGGTACCCGCCGACCCTCGTCACGGACGTCGCCCCCACCGCGCCCGTGGCGGCCGAGGAGGTCTTCGGCCCGGTCGCCGTCGTCCTCCCCTTCGAGGACGAGGAGGACGCCGTACGGCTGGCCAACGCGACCGAGTACGGGCTCTCCGGCTCCCTCTGGACCCGCGACGTCGGCCGCGCGCTGCGCGTCTCGCGCGCCGTCTCCGCGGGCAACCTGTCCGTCAACTCCCACAGCAGTGTCCGCTAC
- a CDS encoding glutamine synthetase family protein: MVDRKPPLAPEELRALVASGEIDTVVLAFPDMQGRLQGKRFAAQFFLDEVLAHGTEGCNYLLAVDTDMNTVDGYEMSSWDRGYGDFAMHPDLATLRRIPWNPGSAFLLADLAWNDGSPVVAAPRQILRRQLERLAGHGYTAMVGTELEFMVFQDTYEQAWNANYRGLTPANQYNIDYSVLGTGRIEPLLRRIRNEMQAAGLTVESAKGECNLGQHEIAFRYDEALTTCDQHAVYKTGAKEIASQEGVSLTFMAKFDEREGNSCHIHLSLGDADGHNAMAGDGPGGMSPVMRHFLAGQLAALRDFSLLYAPNINSYKRFRPGSFAPTAVAWGVDNRTCALRVVGHGRSMRFENRLPGGDVNPYLAVAGLVAAGLYGVENRLELPEACAGNAYTADFAHVPTTLREAAELWENSEIAKAAFGPEVVAHYRNMARVELDAYDSAVTDWELRRSFERL; the protein is encoded by the coding sequence GTGGTAGACCGCAAGCCGCCGCTCGCGCCCGAGGAGCTCCGCGCTCTCGTGGCGAGCGGCGAGATCGACACCGTGGTCCTGGCCTTCCCCGACATGCAGGGGCGGCTCCAGGGCAAGCGGTTCGCCGCACAGTTCTTCCTCGACGAGGTCCTCGCGCACGGCACCGAGGGGTGCAACTACCTCCTCGCCGTCGACACGGACATGAACACCGTCGACGGATACGAGATGTCCTCCTGGGACCGGGGCTACGGCGACTTCGCCATGCACCCCGACCTCGCGACCCTGCGCCGGATCCCGTGGAACCCGGGCAGTGCCTTCCTCCTCGCCGACCTCGCCTGGAACGACGGCTCGCCCGTGGTCGCCGCGCCCCGGCAGATCCTGCGCCGCCAGCTCGAGCGCCTCGCCGGGCACGGGTACACGGCCATGGTCGGCACCGAGCTGGAGTTCATGGTCTTCCAGGACACCTACGAGCAGGCCTGGAACGCCAATTACCGCGGCCTGACCCCCGCCAACCAGTACAACATCGACTACTCCGTCCTCGGGACCGGCCGCATCGAGCCCCTGCTGCGCCGCATCCGCAACGAGATGCAGGCCGCGGGCCTGACCGTCGAGTCCGCGAAGGGCGAGTGCAACCTCGGCCAGCACGAGATCGCCTTCCGCTACGACGAGGCGCTGACCACCTGCGACCAGCACGCCGTCTACAAGACCGGGGCGAAGGAGATCGCCTCCCAGGAGGGTGTCTCGCTCACCTTCATGGCCAAGTTCGACGAGCGCGAGGGCAACTCCTGCCATATCCACCTCTCGCTGGGCGATGCCGACGGGCACAACGCGATGGCCGGTGACGGCCCGGGCGGGATGTCACCGGTGATGCGGCACTTCCTGGCCGGACAGCTGGCCGCGCTGCGCGACTTCTCCCTTCTCTACGCCCCGAACATCAATTCCTACAAGCGTTTCCGGCCGGGATCCTTCGCGCCGACCGCCGTCGCCTGGGGCGTGGACAACCGGACCTGCGCGCTCCGGGTCGTCGGCCACGGCCGCTCCATGCGCTTCGAGAACCGCCTCCCGGGCGGGGACGTCAACCCGTACCTCGCCGTCGCCGGCCTGGTCGCGGCCGGGCTCTACGGCGTCGAGAACCGCCTCGAGCTGCCGGAGGCCTGCGCGGGCAACGCGTACACCGCCGACTTCGCGCACGTTCCCACCACCCTGCGCGAGGCCGCGGAGCTCTGGGAGAACAGCGAGATCGCCAAGGCCGCCTTCGGCCCCGAGGTGGTCGCCCACTACCGCAACATGGCGCGCGTCGAACTGGACGCGTACGACTCCGCGGTCACCGACTGGGAGCTGCGCCGCTCCTTCGAGCGCCTGTAG